The DNA region CTGACCAACCTGTTTTGGAGCTCTCTCTACAAcacttacatacatacataacataaactattaaacatacaataaaataaatctgaacaTGAAGCCTTGCATTGACACTTAACTTGTCCATGTTCGGAAGCTTAAATAAGCTGAGATCCACATAACTTGTTGACAACATAAATTGCTTTACTTTTGATCTTTATTTCTTTACACTTAAACTTATTACTTTACTCAGGTTATTAGTACAGAAAGGTTACCATTTCATTTATCTTATAATATTATTCCATTATTCccttccatttttcttttctttctttccttcccatccttctttcttttactccttttttcctttttccctttttcttccttccttctttgcccctctccctccttttttctcttttcctctttccttcctctcaCTCTCCCCTTGATTCCTTCCCCTTCGAAACAAAACAACTCAAAAAACCCAAAACTCAACTgaaattattttccatttgttttACAGGAAGGCTGACACATTACATCCATCATTTTCTGGTTAGACAGGCTAATGAAGGAATATTGTGAACCCCGGTGCTCAAAACGTAAACAAAGAATTCCATCATATGTTTTATCTACAGTATTAACAGAGAGTTGGTCAAACACACGAAAGTTAAAGTGAGTCACTGGCTGAATGAGTCTCATTTAGAGAAATGAAATCAAAAGAGAACAAAGCAGTACTTTTCTAAGTTCACAGTTTGTCGATGTCCATCCATTAACATTCCGATGGACTAATCGAAACTGCTGAGTACTTAAAGGCTGGGCCTGCTCCCCTCACACCGGCCCACCTGATCCACCTGAGGCAACCCCGCTATTATCAACGAGACATCCAGGTCAAATTGTTTCCTCTGAGTGGCTTTTTCGGCTATTTTCAGCTCAACAGCCTCCATTCTGGAGCTCTGGATGCACACCTCCTGCTCCAAATTCAGACACATTTCTTTAGCTGTCTTTTCCAGCTCTCTTTTCAGTGCATTTTAATTCTCTGTGATTAGCTTCTCCAACAAACCACGCAGACTGTCAATTTTACTGTCCACGTTTTTCCATTGCGTCTCGCGTGTGATCTATTTTTGCATTAAGCGTCTTCAGTTCATTCATTAGTACCAGAGTGCCGCTGCAATCAAACTCGGCATCCTTCGACTTTTGACTGCGCTGTCTTGTGTTATCTGCCATGATCTTACTCAGATGGAAATAGTTCACTCCTCACAACAAACATACAGGCTTTTACAAACTAGTTTACACACTTTCAGTCCTACTTGATCAGTATTTCTGGAGTTATTTATAAATTTGCGCGGACACTACACAGACAAAGGTGCACATGCGGCCATCTTTTTTGCATtgcaaaatgtgtatttaatgtgtgttttcaatcaactacactttacagcacttcacagaaacctcaccGCCCGCTAGTGTtttagaggtgtaactgcagtgacacagacacaccactgcacaagtataaatgctcacaacggcgtaggctcCTCACAGAGCTGGCGTACGGGTATAAATCCCTCTTTAGATGAGTCTACTTTACCCATACAGCTGCTGTAGCTGATGTCATGAGGTgaattcatttgtggggtggcCCAGCACTGTTATCACCAGTCAGGACATTCATACTAGAAATAACTTGTTGAAcggtgtttcccacagaattagattATATTTGTGGTGATATCTGACAGCTGTGGGGGACTTTCCTTCAGTTAGTGCCCTGTAACAACTTAGATTCAGCCAACACAAACCCCAGCACCAGGAAGGTCTGATCCCGGACTACTCTGTCTCCCCACTGGATCAGTGAAcgttctgttgctgccgttacacaggttagatcAGTGCTGCCACTGGCCAACAGCCCACTGTGACTCTCCGTCATTTGGCGCAGAACATTTTCTGCTTTTGTCCATACACGCATTTTTAGCatggatcctacacactgttttataaatgagaccctgATGTTTATTACAGACTGACTtacagtttttgacacttttaATTCATTCAAATTAATTGCTGTCGTAACCCAGAGAAGAATAAAGTttccaataaaacatttttaataaatatttatttgagtTTAAATTGAGCTTAAATTTCCCAGAAATACtaaatttattgttttgaaacCTTTTTTGAAAAGTTGTTACCTTCTTTTTCATGACGATGAACTCTGTACAAACTttaatatttattgttttatttaactttatacaagcctacatttataaaacagaatatGGAGAACATATTTTGCCTGTTCTATACAGACCTTTATAACAAAACCAAATGTCTTTTGTCTGCAGTGATTTTTAGCCCTGAGAGTTAAAACATGtcgatgacacacacacatctaatgTCACTACCGTTTTAAACATgaacaacaaacattaacaaatctatctatctacagaTACATTTACAGATTTTATTTCATAAATTCAGCTTTGgaattctttttaaaaaaagtttcatgTAGCCTTCTATCTAACGTTCATGTTTGGAGTCtataataaataaagttgaagcGTTGTGTGTTGTCAGTTCAGTCTGGTAATGTTTGGAGTCTGTCATGAAGGGAGCTGAAGTGTCGTGTGTTGTCAGTTGAGCGTCAGTCCCTCACTGACGGGCATGTTGATGTGGGCGGTCAGCAGCGGTGAGCTCTTCCCCTCGTGCAGGATGAACACCTTGATGATGTCAGAGATGCCCTTGTCGCTGGTGCACTCCACAAAGGTCTCGACAGGATAGATGAGTCCGGGCACCAGCAGAGGGATCCTCATGTACGGGTTCCTCATCCTGTACAGGCTCTCGTCGTACAGGAAGCTGATGGCCAGGTTCATGACGGGCCTACACGCCGCCGTGTTCTGGATGTTTAGGGTCAGTTTGAAGGACGGGCCCAGGCCCTGCACCACCGCGTTCATCTTGAGTGGCTCGGTGAGGCTGGAGGACATCGGCGTCAGGCTGGACTCCAACGCCTTGACATAAGCTTTGGCAGCGGCCAGGCGCAGGCGGCTCAGGTCCATCTGGAAGGCCCGGTGCATGGCCAGGCCATTCTCGCGCTCCCTCAGCGTCTGGTCCACGTACAGCTTGGTCTTCTTGGGCACGTTGAGGCGGACACTCTGGGCCAGTGGCGGCCCCGGGGCGCTGTCCCTGTCGTCAAACGTCGCCGTCCTCTTGAGGATCTTCACCATCAGGCCCCCTCCCTTGGTGGTCATGATCAGGGTCCCGTCCTCACGCCCGTACCGGCCAAAGCAGATGCTGGTGACAATATCTGATGTCTTGATGGTGCTCAGCAGATTCTTGTCTCGGTACAGCTGGACCTCACAGTTGGAGAGACCCACCAGAACTGCCTGAAAGCCCTTGGTGGGGAGGTCCATGGCAGCCATGGCGGTGATGGGAGCGGGGAGGACAGCTGTCCAGAGCTTCTTCCCCTGAAGACACAACAACAGTTTGACACAGCTTCCTCCTCAGACGTCACTTCATCATCACGTGAGCTCAGTTTACCTTCTGTGTGAAGCCCTGCAGACTCTCGTCAGTGCAGCCGACCACCACGTTCTTCCCAACTCTCACCAGACCCACCGGGTGAGACGACAGCTCGATGCAGTACTTGGGTTTGTCCGACTCCCTGAAGCAGCAGCACAAACATCAGTCAGACCTGAGTCTCCTTtcatgttgtgttgttgtttatctGAACCACCAGCAGAAGTCTCAAACAGGTGAGTTCTCTCAGCCAagtgtgtgtctcacctgcGCAGGATGTAGATGTTGCCATTGCGACACGCCACTGTGATGCGAAACTCCACGTCAAACTGACCCGTCACGTCCATCATGGTGGGAACGGCCGGCAGCGACATCTTCAACAGAGACAGATagattagatagatagatagcctTTATTGTCCCATGGGTAAATTTGTTTTCACAATCTGTCACAACATTTGGATACACAAAACACCGCCAACAAACACCATGCACAAACACCACCAAACATTGAACAAcatatgaatacacacacaatgcacaaaCACCACCAGACATTGAACAACCGACACATATATCACACTCAGGAGGGCTGGGTCCATACAAGGTTATTGGGGGAGGTTACTGAGTGCAGAGATGGCAGAAGGGAGAAAGCTCTTGTTGAGGCATGTCCGTCTCCACCTCAGGGTCCTGTATCTGCGCCCAGACGGCAGCAGTGTGAAGTGTGGTTTGAGAGGGTGATCCGAGTCATTGGTTACTGTTCGTGCCAGACGTGTGACAGCTCGGTGGTTGAGCTCTGTGCGGTTGGGTGTGGGAttgttgatgattttggatgcggtgtgtgttatttttgttagtttgttccTGTTAGTGGTGGACAGCATGTTGTAGAAACAGGGGGAACAGTACAGAAGGATGGGTTGAATGATACTGGTGTGCAGTAGTGACAGAAGGTGGGGGGCAACAGAGAGACATGTTTCTTACTGAAGTTTTCAGCCACATCTCATGACTCTCCTCAATTTcctcagttgtcatggagatggtTTCGTTTGTAATCGTGATCTAATATTCATTTCTTATTAACAGTTATCACATTAGCAAAACTGCATACTTCGGTCACATGATAACAAGTAAACTACctagatgcagaaaaattggtccacgcttttgttacctctagtctggattactgtaactctctattatcaggtagctctagtaagtccttaaaaactctccagctaattcagaatgcagcagcacgtgtactaacaggaactaagaaacgagatcatatttctcctgttttagcttctctgcactggctccctgtaaaatccagaattgaatttaaaatcctactgttaacctataaagctctaaatggtcaagctccgtcatatcttagagagctcatagtgccatattatcccaccagaacactgcgctctgagaacgcagggttactcgtggtccctaaagtctccaaaagtagatcaggagccagagccttcagctatcaggctcctctcctgtggaatcatcttcctgttacggtccgggaggcagacaccgtctccacatttaagactagacttaagactttcctctttgataaagcttatagttagggctggctcaggcttgccctgtaccagcccctagttagtgtgtgtgacgtgtgtggttgtgctgctgccgtggtcctgccagatgcctcctgctgctgctgccatcattagtcattagtcatacttctactgttattatacacatatgactattgtcacacatgtatactgccagatattaatacatactttcaacatattgtaccacagtagccagaactataactataatattattactttcaataatgttgttgtaagctactgtcattaccgtctgtcctgcgtcactctctctctctctgtctctctgtctcattgtgtcatggattactgttaatttatcatgttgatctgttctgtacgacatctattgcacgtctgtccgtcctggaagagggatccctcctcagttgctcttcctgaggtttctaccatttttttccgcTGTGCTAACATcagctgatgtttagcaggtgtaaTGTTAACATGTGTACCAAATTTTGAGCACGCCATCCAAATACTTTTTGAGatatttgagggaaaaaaagattaaGTTTGTGCTGTGGAAAATGATATATTTACTATATTTAACAACAGTTTAACAGGTGAACATGGAGGAAGTGTTCGATCACAAGTTAGGGTCAAGTTTGTCAGATTCAGGGGAAATTAACAAAAGAGGCCATTCGGGTAAATAAATCTGCTGTAAATTATTTCAGGATTTACGGTACATTAAATAGAAAGGAGCCCGAGTTTTGAACCCTGTGGCATTCCACAAGTCAGGCTGACCGGCTTAGAGGTCAAACTAATTAGACAAAATAATATATTCCTGCTCTCCAAGTATGACCAGTTCAAACCAGttctagcagcagcagcgtgtAATGGGAGTTTACTTTGGAGAGGATGATGAAGGCTTCGGGATCCAGGATGAAGACGTCGTTGCTCTCTGTACCAATCACCAGACAGCTGACGCCATCCTCGTCAGCTGTGCTCTTCTTCAGAGTCCCAATGCAGGTGATGACGGTCTGAAACACAGATGAGCATTGACCACCACGGTGTGAGTGAGGGATGAGGGGAGGGGTGGTACTACTTTGACCACGTGATGAAATACccaaaaataatgtcagttttttAGACTTTAAATCAGCTGTTCGTAGGTCTTTGCGCTCACATTTGTTTGGTTGTGACATTCCATTATCTTCTTCTCATTATGCATCATTGTTACCATGGTAACTCTTTATATCTAAACTGTTCTACAGCACGATACTGATATTATAATGAGCTTTACCTGGCGcctgattggctgctgtttGTGCAGCTGGACGAACTCGTCCATGTCGTTGGTCTCCAAAGACAGGAACCTGAGCGAGCGGACGGACAGCGGGACGTCGGCCTTCTTCCTGATGCTCTCCAACATCTCCTTAAGGGTCAGAGGGTCGATCTGACCCTCCCTCACCTGCTGCCACACGTCCTGACCAATCACAGTGCCACAACACGTCACAGGTGCAGTCAGCTTTATTTACAGTGCAGTCTGAATACATGGAGGGAATTCAAGAGTGATTCTGCTCTTTCTGCGTGTTGATGTCTGTTAACTGAGGCTCCTTCACACATCATCTCCCCGCTGATCATTTATAAATCAGCTGTCAGTATCCATGAGTGAAGTAGCTCAGATATATATACCGTATTTTCCGCACTATAAGGCGCATCGGATTATAAGGCGCACCTTCAATGAATGGCCTATTTCAAAACTGTTTTCATATATAGGGCGCACCGCATTATAAGGCGCATAGAATAGTACAGTAGTAAACTACTGTAGTGGCTGGGGTTGCGTTATGCATCCACTAGATGGAGCTGCGCTAAAGGGAATGTCAACAAAACAGTCAGAtaagtcagtcagtcaaactTTATTAATAGAATACAAACCAATGTTCTGACAACTCCGTCGTAAGCGTGTCTCTTGAAAGGTGCCATTTTGGGGTctttatacacacacaagtgGTGTGGGACTGGAATTCCCCTTTACCGTTTTTACCACTGTTACTTTGGCGACGCCCCCTGACTACGGTAGCCATAATTAACCAATATTGATCCATATATAAGGCGCATCGGATTATAAGGCGCACTGTCGGTTTTTGAGAAAATTAAAGGCTTTTAGGTGCGCCTTATAGTGCGGAAAATacggtatatatatatatatatatatatatatatatatatatatatacgtatatatacatatatatatatatacacatatacatatatgtatatatatatgtatacatatatatatatatgtatatatgtatcaCTTTATTCATTCAATAATTTAAAGATTGTGTGTTACTGACTTTGTTTGTTCTCTCTGATGTAGGACGCTGCATCACCTGACACTTTCTGATAgataatattgtttttttattatattcattGTTActtggtgtcttttttttggaaaatatcaactgtatataaaaaatatttttatttattttattcaatgaACTTTAACTATACATATTTGCTTCTGATTTACACTCAGtgtccactttattaggtacagctgcacagctgcagctgaccTTAGTGATGCCTATAATGTTCTGTTTCTGTTAATTAGGagttatttaattatttgtttgttgtatgCTTTATTTATCCTTGAAGGGAAATTCAGCctccagcagctcataaaagacaaaaacaaaaaaaaaaaacacacttcccctcatcaacaataacacagtggtattaaaatagacgtaaaataaaataagtgcataaatagaaaataaatgaaaa from Epinephelus fuscoguttatus linkage group LG20, E.fuscoguttatus.final_Chr_v1 includes:
- the bbs1 gene encoding Bardet-Biedl syndrome 1 protein, producing the protein MSSVESSGDGGKWLDAHYDPVAGLYTFTSCVDLADLSGDGESRLVVGDLGSSSSAMKLKVYRGTALMSESTLLDLPAGLVAFFMDLHEPRIPAVAVASGPCIYVYKNLRPYFKFTLPGLEVNTLEQDVWQQVREGQIDPLTLKEMLESIRKKADVPLSVRSLRFLSLETNDMDEFVQLHKQQPIRRQTVITCIGTLKKSTADEDGVSCLVIGTESNDVFILDPEAFIILSKMSLPAVPTMMDVTGQFDVEFRITVACRNGNIYILRRESDKPKYCIELSSHPVGLVRVGKNVVVGCTDESLQGFTQKGKKLWTAVLPAPITAMAAMDLPTKGFQAVLVGLSNCEVQLYRDKNLLSTIKTSDIVTSICFGRYGREDGTLIMTTKGGGLMVKILKRTATFDDRDSAPGPPLAQSVRLNVPKKTKLYVDQTLRERENGLAMHRAFQMDLSRLRLAAAKAYVKALESSLTPMSSSLTEPLKMNAVVQGLGPSFKLTLNIQNTAACRPVMNLAISFLYDESLYRMRNPYMRIPLLVPGLIYPVETFVECTSDKGISDIIKVFILHEGKSSPLLTAHINMPVSEGLTLN